One region of Roseicitreum antarcticum genomic DNA includes:
- a CDS encoding SixA phosphatase family protein: MPLRLILIRHAKSDWDNPLDTDHARPLNARGRRAAPMVGTWLAAQGHVPGQVLVSDAVRTRQTWDLIAPALPGPPEVTFLPALYHASAGQMQRCLSAAQADTVLMIGHNPGIAYFAAGLLARPPAHADFQRYPTCATLVADFDAADWGQIGTGTCVDFKTPRDLGPR; this comes from the coding sequence ATGCCCCTGCGACTGATCTTGATCCGCCACGCCAAATCCGACTGGGACAACCCACTGGACACCGACCACGCCCGCCCGCTGAACGCGCGCGGGCGCCGCGCCGCGCCAATGGTGGGCACTTGGCTGGCGGCGCAGGGCCATGTGCCGGGGCAGGTGCTGGTCTCGGATGCGGTGCGCACCCGCCAGACGTGGGACCTGATCGCCCCTGCCCTGCCCGGCCCGCCCGAGGTGACGTTCCTGCCCGCGCTCTACCATGCAAGCGCGGGGCAGATGCAGCGCTGCCTGTCCGCCGCGCAGGCCGATACGGTGTTGATGATCGGCCATAACCCGGGCATCGCATACTTTGCCGCAGGGCTGCTGGCCCGCCCGCCTGCGCATGCCGATTTCCAGCGATATCCGACCTGCGCCACCCTCGTGGCAGATTTCGATGCCGCCGACTGGGGCCAGATCGGCACGGGCACCTGCGTCGACTTCAAGACCCCGCGCGACCTCGGACCCCGCTAA
- a CDS encoding cobalamin B12-binding domain-containing protein, translating into MQADAHPQIMLDKTAFTSAQARFSQYKSNMAPHEVTILAQEVVNRLARRFTPQVESLVQNTKVDHLCDLLIGSDDTAALNHILKLRADGVPVSALYLSYLAGVSQLLGERWEDDSLSFLEMTIAAGRIYAIMRSLRQVFIPLDQTKPHAWRAIFASVPGDTHTIGVTMAADLCRRQGWQIDLCTGLDHDALIETVHAGQQPVIGLSASHEDLIAPLIRLLLGLRVSAPGAFILLSGKILDLHHDIAQEVDVDGVASTIDQALAQMHMVMQSIAPGNRTEIPSGTKPA; encoded by the coding sequence ATGCAAGCTGATGCACACCCTCAGATAATGCTGGACAAGACAGCCTTCACCAGCGCGCAAGCCCGGTTTTCGCAATATAAAAGCAATATGGCCCCGCATGAGGTCACGATTCTGGCACAGGAAGTCGTCAATCGGCTGGCGCGCAGATTCACGCCGCAGGTTGAATCGCTGGTGCAGAACACCAAGGTCGATCACCTGTGCGATCTCCTGATCGGATCGGACGATACCGCCGCGCTGAATCACATCCTGAAACTGCGCGCCGACGGCGTGCCGGTCAGCGCATTGTACCTCAGCTACCTCGCAGGCGTCTCGCAATTGCTGGGCGAGCGGTGGGAAGATGACAGCCTCAGCTTTCTGGAGATGACCATTGCGGCCGGGCGCATCTATGCGATCATGCGCAGCCTGCGGCAGGTCTTCATCCCGCTCGATCAGACCAAACCCCATGCATGGCGCGCGATTTTCGCCTCGGTGCCCGGCGATACCCATACGATCGGCGTCACCATGGCCGCAGACCTGTGCCGCAGGCAAGGCTGGCAAATCGACCTGTGCACCGGGCTGGATCATGACGCGCTGATCGAGACGGTGCATGCAGGCCAGCAGCCGGTGATCGGCCTGTCGGCCAGCCATGAAGATCTGATTGCCCCCCTGATCCGGCTTCTGCTCGGCCTGCGGGTCAGCGCGCCGGGTGCTTTCATCTTGCTCAGCGGCAAGATCCTGGACCTGCACCACGACATCGCGCAAGAAGTCGATGTGGACGGCGTCGCCTCGACCATCGATCAGGCACTGGCGCAGATGCATATGGTGATGCAATCCATCGCGCCAGGCAACCGGACGGAAATCCCGTCCGGCACCAAACCCGCCTGA
- a CDS encoding prephenate dehydratase has protein sequence MTKKIAFQGEPGAYSHQACVDARPDHTAIACRTFEDVIEITRSGEVDLAMLPVENSTYGRVADIHRLLPESGLRIVEEAFVRVHINLLALPGTRLDQVKSAQSHTVLLGQCRRFLREHGIDAVTGADTAGSAKHIAALGDPAKAALASELAGEIYGLEVLARHIEDQSNNTTRFFIMGREADLTQRGTHGMMTSFVFRVRNIPAALYKAMGGFATNGVNMTKLESYMVGGSFTATQFFADIEGHPEDANVRRALDELTYFTSYLEILGTYPADSRRF, from the coding sequence ATGACAAAAAAAATCGCGTTTCAGGGTGAACCCGGGGCATATTCGCATCAGGCTTGCGTCGATGCCCGGCCCGACCACACCGCGATCGCTTGCCGCACTTTTGAGGATGTGATCGAGATCACCCGCAGTGGCGAGGTGGATCTGGCGATGCTGCCGGTCGAAAACTCGACCTATGGGCGGGTTGCAGACATCCACCGGTTGTTGCCCGAATCCGGATTGCGTATCGTGGAAGAGGCCTTCGTGCGGGTGCATATCAACCTGCTGGCGCTGCCCGGCACGCGGCTGGATCAGGTGAAATCGGCGCAAAGCCATACCGTGTTGTTGGGGCAGTGCCGAAGGTTCTTGCGCGAGCATGGCATCGACGCGGTGACCGGCGCTGATACCGCCGGGTCTGCCAAGCATATCGCAGCCCTTGGCGATCCGGCGAAGGCGGCACTGGCATCGGAACTGGCCGGTGAGATTTATGGGCTGGAGGTGCTGGCGCGCCATATCGAAGACCAGTCGAACAACACCACGCGTTTCTTCATCATGGGACGTGAGGCCGATCTGACCCAGCGCGGTACGCATGGCATGATGACCAGTTTCGTCTTCCGGGTGCGCAATATTCCCGCAGCGCTTTACAAGGCAATGGGCGGATTTGCCACCAATGGCGTGAACATGACAAAGCTGGAAAGCTACATGGTGGGCGGGTCCTTCACGGCGACGCAGTTCTTCGCCGATATCGAAGGGCATCCCGAGGATGCCAATGTCCGCCGCGCGCTGGATGAGCTGACGTATTTCACGTCTTATCTGGAGATTCTGGGCACATATCCCGCCGATTCCAGACGGTTCTGA
- a CDS encoding c-type cytochrome: protein MFDTMVFTKALAALCGALLVFLVGAWIANALYVPLNADAPAAYAIDTGTDEADTDAEPVAEVPFEELYASADPAAGSRVWNQCRACHALEAGRNGVGPYLHGVVGRPIGTAEGYGNYSGALAQVGEAWTPELISHFIENPRGVAPGTSMSYSGLGSAEDRANLIAYIEQESQ, encoded by the coding sequence ATGTTCGACACAATGGTTTTCACCAAGGCTCTGGCGGCTCTGTGCGGGGCGCTTCTGGTTTTTCTGGTTGGGGCATGGATCGCAAACGCGCTTTATGTACCGCTCAACGCGGATGCGCCAGCCGCATATGCCATTGATACCGGCACCGACGAAGCCGATACCGATGCAGAACCGGTCGCTGAAGTGCCGTTTGAAGAATTATACGCCTCCGCCGATCCCGCTGCCGGGTCGCGCGTCTGGAACCAATGCCGCGCCTGCCATGCGCTGGAAGCCGGGCGCAACGGCGTCGGCCCCTACCTGCACGGCGTCGTTGGCCGTCCCATCGGCACCGCGGAAGGCTATGGCAACTATTCCGGCGCCTTGGCGCAGGTCGGGGAAGCCTGGACGCCAGAGCTGATCTCTCACTTTATCGAGAACCCGCGCGGCGTCGCACCGGGCACCTCGATGTCCTACTCGGGCCTGGGTTCAGCCGAAGATCGCGCCAACCTGATCGCCTATATCGAGCAGGAATCGCAATAA